The following coding sequences are from one Brachyhypopomus gauderio isolate BG-103 unplaced genomic scaffold, BGAUD_0.2 sc840, whole genome shotgun sequence window:
- the LOC143508220 gene encoding beta-2-microglobulin-like, which produces MRTLLGLVVLAVLSAVSLAKQSSPKVQVYSRNPGEFGKDNVLICHVSGFHPPDINIDLLKNGQVIKEYKQTDLAFEQGWQFHLTKSAKFKPSQGDTYTCKVRHMTEEKVYTWEPDM; this is translated from the exons ATGCGCACGTTACTGGGTTTGGTCGTGCTCGCCGTCCTGAGCGCAGTTTCCCTGGCCAAACAGT CCTCCCCCAAAGTCCAGGTCTACAGCCGAAACCCTGGAGAGTTTGGCAAAGACAACGTACTGATCTGCCATGTGAGCGGCTTCCATCCGCCAGATATCAACATTGACCTCTTGAAGAACGGGCAGGTCATTAAAGAGTACAAGCAGACAGACCTGGCGTTCGAGCAGGGCTGGCAGTTCCACCTGACCAAGAGTGCAAAATTCAAGCCCAGTCAGGGGGACACGTACACCTGCAAAGTGCGTCACATGACGGAGGAGAAGGTCTACACCTGGG AACCCGACATGTAA
- the LOC143508218 gene encoding ras-related protein rab7-like, giving the protein MTSRKKVLLKVIILGDSGVGKTSLMNQYVNNKFSNQYKATIGADFLTKEVMVDDRLVTMQIWDTAGQERFQSLGVAFYRGADCCVLVYDVTAPNTFKTLDSWRDEFLIQASPRDPENFPFVVLGNKIDLENRQVTTKRAQAWCQSKNNIPYFETSAKEAINVDQAFQTIARNALKQESEGEPYDFPDQIKLRDDRPTSSSEGCSC; this is encoded by the exons GGTGGGGAAGACTTCTCTAATGAACCAGTATGTTAACAATAAGTTCAGCAACCAGTATAAGGCCACGATTGGTGCAGACTTCCTGACCAAGGAGGTTATGGTGGATGACAGGCTTGTTACTATGCAG ATTTGGGATACAGCCGGACAGGAGCGTTTCCAGTCTCTGGGCGTGGCGTTCTATAGAGGGGCCGACTGCTGCGTACTGGTGTACGACGTCACGGCCCCCAACACGTTCAAGACTCTGGACAGCTGGAGGGATGAGTTCCTGATCCAGGCCAGCCCTCGTGACCCTGAAAACTTTCCCTTTGTGGTACTCGGAAACAAGATCGACTTGGAGAACAGACAG GTCACAACGAAACGAGCCCAGGCGTGGTGTCAGAGCAAGAACAACATCCCTTATTTTGAGACCAGTGCCAAAGAAGCCATCAATGTGGACCAGGCTTTCCAGACAATTGCTAGAAATGCACTCAAACAG GAGTCTGAGGGGGAGCCCTACGATTTTCCTGACCAGATCAAGCTAAGGGACGACAGACCCACCTCCTCCAGTGAAGGCTGCAGCTgctaa
- the LOC143508219 gene encoding ubiquitin-like protein 4A → MILTVKPLQGKECNVQVTENEKVSTVKELVFERLNIPPDQQRLLYKGKALADEYRLSDYSIGPEAKLNLVVRPAGERGGASGAEGGGGSEVWRLLSGVLAKHFSPADAAKVQEQIVKDYERSLRQLSLDDIERLAIRLLHPETEGMDTSYMD, encoded by the exons ATGATCCTCACCGTGAAGCCGCTTCAGGGGAAAGAATGTAACGTACAG GTTACCGAGAACGAGAAGGTGTCGACGGTGAAGGAACTGGTGTTCGAGCGCCTGAACATCCCGCCGGACCAGCAGCGGCTGCTGTACAAAGGGAAAGCCCTGGCAG ACGAGTACAGGTTGAGTGACTACTCCATCGGCCCCGAGGCCAAGCTCAACCTGGTGGTGCGGCCCGCGGGGGAGCGCGGCGGCGCCTCGGGCGCGGAGGGCGGCGGGGGCAGCGAGGTGTGGCGGCTGCTGTCCGGTGTCCTGGCCAAACACTTCAGTCCTGCAGATGCTGCCAAAGTTCAGGAGCAGATAGTGAAG GATTATGAGCGCTCTCTTAGACAGCTCAGTCTAGACGACATCGAACGGCTGGCTATACGTCTGTTGCACCCCGAGACTGAGGGAATGGATACCTCGTACATGGACTAG